From a single Deltaproteobacteria bacterium genomic region:
- a CDS encoding RNA polymerase sigma factor has translation MKTGTNSDAMSDEEIVEHVLSGDIELFEIIMRRYNQRLYRVARAILRDEKEAEDVMQGAYVRAYTHLNQFAGRAKFSTWLTKIAVHEAQARIRQRSRFVDIGTTQNSGGGGMNTFASNTPDPEQQALSRELNAVLEDAVDALPEAYRSVFMLRKIEEMSTAETAECLDISEENVKTRLHRARSLLREEIYTRVGTIAADIFQFAGPRCDRVVLAVFDKIKLLQDCNTSV, from the coding sequence ATGAAAACTGGGACAAATTCTGACGCTATGTCCGACGAAGAGATAGTAGAGCATGTACTTTCCGGTGATATCGAACTCTTTGAAATTATCATGCGTCGTTACAATCAGCGTCTCTACCGCGTAGCCCGCGCCATACTGAGAGATGAGAAAGAAGCAGAGGATGTGATGCAGGGTGCCTATGTACGCGCCTACACGCACCTTAACCAGTTTGCCGGGCGCGCGAAGTTTTCGACTTGGCTCACAAAAATTGCGGTGCATGAAGCCCAGGCACGGATCAGGCAACGCAGCCGGTTTGTGGATATCGGAACGACACAAAATTCTGGGGGGGGCGGCATGAATACATTTGCATCCAATACACCTGACCCTGAGCAACAGGCGCTTTCTCGGGAATTGAACGCAGTACTTGAAGATGCCGTTGATGCGTTGCCGGAGGCATATCGTTCGGTTTTCATGCTGAGAAAGATTGAGGAGATGAGCACTGCCGAAACCGCTGAGTGTCTCGATATAAGCGAAGAGAACGTCAAGACTCGTCTGCACCGGGCACGGTCATTGCTACGCGAAGAAATTTATACACGCGTCGGGACTATTGCTGCAGATATATTCCAGTTTGCCGGTCCGCGATGTGATCGTGTGGTACTGGCCGTGTTTGACAAAATCAAACTACTGCAAGACTGTAATACTTCCGTATAA
- a CDS encoding chloride channel protein — protein MADNNKSESPTTESLPVAPSFEPSLSEVQVLQSQPVVDRTIIRIILISLIIGVVGGFVAQGLTRLIGLITNLAFYGHLSSSFISPAGNHLGVFVIIVPVIGGIIVGFMARYGSKGIRGHGIPEAMEQVLTNQSRIQPRLTFLKPISAAIAIGTGGPFGAEGPIIATGGAFGSLLGQLLNTTADERKILLSAGAAAGMAATFGSPVSAVLLAVELLLFEFRPRSLIPVALASVAATAVRIAFVGTKPIFSIPHIAPASSGALIVYIALGAVVGLCAVLVTKSVFKLEDLFAKLPIHWMWWPALGAIAVGVIGYFAPDTLGVGYNVINEILSGEITGKVLIALFILKFISWSIALSSGTSGGTLAPLFTIGGGLGATLGSLVIIISPTLEIDPNVAALVGMAAMFAGASRAFLASVIFAFETTLQPFGLLPLLGGCAAAYLISGLLMRHTIMTEKIQRRGVHVPVEYGTDALEKMLVRDIATYEVVSLKGSKSVGDANSWLDSEFPGSSHQGFPILDDGENLIGVLTRRDLSIKDVHHDTRISELIKMSPHVIYEDNTLRDAINLMAENAIGRLPVVMHSNPRKVIAMVSRSDIVTAYKRNLDEATKSQKSIHWNATR, from the coding sequence ATGGCTGATAATAATAAATCCGAGTCACCAACCACGGAATCGCTACCTGTTGCACCATCATTTGAGCCTTCCTTAAGTGAAGTGCAAGTCTTGCAGTCTCAACCTGTTGTTGACAGGACCATCATACGCATAATTCTAATCTCCCTCATCATAGGCGTCGTCGGAGGATTTGTTGCACAGGGACTGACACGACTTATCGGACTAATTACGAACCTGGCATTCTATGGCCACTTATCCTCAAGCTTCATTTCACCTGCTGGTAATCACTTAGGGGTTTTTGTAATTATCGTTCCAGTTATCGGCGGAATAATAGTCGGATTTATGGCACGATACGGCTCCAAGGGCATTAGAGGTCATGGAATTCCTGAAGCTATGGAACAAGTGTTGACCAATCAGAGTCGCATACAACCGCGCCTGACATTTTTAAAACCGATTTCTGCTGCGATTGCTATAGGTACGGGTGGACCATTCGGGGCAGAAGGTCCAATTATCGCAACGGGGGGTGCGTTTGGCTCCCTACTCGGGCAGCTTCTTAACACCACCGCTGACGAACGTAAAATCCTGCTCTCAGCTGGTGCGGCGGCGGGAATGGCAGCTACTTTCGGAAGTCCCGTTTCAGCAGTTTTATTGGCCGTAGAATTATTACTATTTGAGTTCAGACCTCGTTCTTTAATACCTGTAGCTCTTGCCAGCGTGGCTGCAACCGCTGTTCGTATAGCGTTTGTGGGAACGAAACCGATTTTTTCCATACCTCATATAGCACCAGCGTCGAGCGGGGCACTCATCGTTTACATCGCTCTTGGTGCAGTTGTGGGGCTTTGCGCGGTATTGGTAACAAAATCGGTTTTTAAACTTGAAGATCTGTTTGCCAAGCTTCCCATTCACTGGATGTGGTGGCCGGCATTAGGGGCTATCGCAGTAGGGGTAATCGGATATTTCGCACCAGACACGTTAGGGGTTGGTTACAATGTTATAAACGAGATTCTCTCAGGCGAGATTACCGGAAAAGTTCTGATAGCGCTCTTTATCCTTAAATTCATTTCGTGGTCAATTGCACTCTCAAGTGGGACATCGGGCGGTACGCTGGCACCCCTTTTCACGATAGGAGGTGGTCTCGGAGCTACTTTAGGAAGCCTGGTGATAATTATTTCTCCGACTTTGGAAATAGATCCCAATGTGGCTGCTCTAGTAGGTATGGCTGCAATGTTTGCAGGAGCATCAAGGGCATTTCTAGCCTCTGTTATCTTTGCTTTCGAAACCACATTGCAACCATTCGGACTTCTTCCTCTCCTTGGTGGATGTGCCGCAGCATATCTCATATCGGGTTTGCTGATGCGCCACACTATAATGACAGAGAAGATTCAAAGACGCGGTGTGCATGTACCAGTTGAATACGGAACCGATGCGCTTGAAAAAATGCTTGTTCGGGACATCGCGACATATGAAGTTGTATCACTAAAAGGAAGTAAGTCGGTAGGTGATGCGAACTCGTGGTTGGATTCCGAATTTCCCGGAAGCAGCCATCAGGGTTTCCCGATCCTAGATGACGGAGAAAACCTAATTGGTGTTCTAACGAGGCGTGACCTATCCATAAAGGATGTACACCATGATACTAGAATATCTGAGCTAATTAAGATGTCCCCCCATGTTATTTACGAAGATAATACTCTCCGCGACGCTATAAACCTAATGGCGGAAAATGCGATAGGGCGACTACCCGTGGTTATGCATTCGAATCCAAGAAAAGTAATTGCGATGGTCTCTCGGAGCGATATAGTCACAGCGTATAAGCGAAATCTTGACGAGGCTACCAAGTCCCAGAAGAGCATACACTGGAATGCAACGCGATAA
- a CDS encoding OsmC family protein: MGVKSCLNIDIGKMNEFIDTVKKDPEKGKFTFKTETIWQDGSVSKTKARKFEINTDEPEPLGGKDSGIDPIELLLASVSSCVSLGFATQAAKHDINLEDFTIETEGDIDVRGYFGIDGARPGFQNIRYTVKVKSDASEEELKKILEIAESTSPMVDNVSNGVKVSSNLMRV, translated from the coding sequence ATGGGAGTTAAGAGCTGCTTGAATATAGATATCGGAAAGATGAATGAATTCATCGATACCGTAAAGAAGGATCCTGAAAAAGGGAAATTTACTTTCAAGACTGAAACTATTTGGCAAGACGGTTCTGTGAGTAAAACAAAAGCACGTAAATTTGAGATAAATACCGATGAGCCAGAGCCTCTGGGAGGCAAAGACTCAGGTATTGATCCTATTGAGTTATTACTCGCATCGGTCTCCAGTTGCGTTTCTCTTGGGTTTGCAACACAAGCTGCTAAGCATGATATTAATTTAGAGGACTTTACTATTGAGACAGAAGGAGATATTGATGTAAGGGGTTACTTCGGAATAGACGGTGCTAGGCCGGGATTCCAGAACATTAGATATACCGTAAAAGTGAAGTCGGACGCTTCTGAAGAAGAGCTTAAGAAAATACTAGAAATCGCTGAATCTACATCACCCATGGTAGACAATGTCAGTAATGGTGTAAAGGTTTCCTCAAACTTGATGAGAGTATAG
- a CDS encoding SDR family oxidoreductase: MIKQGGGNIINNSSIIGLRGLPGASAYVVLKGAVTQLTRAMAREYIAHGIRVNAIYPGGIETPMVTEYIFAKSDNPNAVEEYFVSQHPIGRLGRPEEIARAVAFLTDDNVEFMTGSMLSVDGGWTAT; the protein is encoded by the coding sequence ATGATTAAACAGGGCGGAGGCAACATAATAAATAATTCTTCTATTATCGGTTTGAGAGGCCTTCCCGGCGCGTCCGCTTATGTAGTTTTAAAAGGCGCTGTTACCCAATTGACCAGAGCGATGGCGCGCGAGTATATAGCACATGGGATTCGGGTTAACGCTATATACCCCGGCGGAATCGAAACCCCTATGGTGACGGAATATATATTCGCAAAGTCGGACAATCCCAATGCCGTTGAGGAATATTTTGTATCTCAGCACCCTATTGGAAGGCTCGGAAGGCCTGAGGAAATAGCGCGTGCCGTGGCGTTCCTGACCGATGATAACGTTGAGTTCATGACCGGAAGCATGTTGTCGGTAGACGGTGGATGGACAGCGACATAA
- a CDS encoding O-acetylhomoserine aminocarboxypropyltransferase/cysteine synthase, producing MLKRRLGFETQCIHAGNTPDSATNSSATPIYQTTAYTFDSAEHAASLFDLQTPGNIYTRIMNPTTAAFEGRMTAIEGGSSALALASGMAAQMTAIFTILQSGDEIVSSSTLYGGTYTQFDVNFRKLGIIVKFVDPDNPDNFRNAISTKTRAIFAETIGNPLGNILDIAEVSDIAHQAGIPLIVDNTFATPYLCRPFEFGADIITHSATKFICGHGTSIGGVLIDSGNFPWDNGKFPDMTEPSKGYHGVNFYETFGDTSYIMKARCDVLRPLGPAMSPFNSFLFLQGLETLNLRMERHCSNALALAKFLNNHPYVTWVKYSGLPDSPYFDLAKKYLPKGTTPIFTFGIKGGMEAGIKFIENLQLLSHLANVGDAKSLVIHPASTTHRQLDEESQKFAGVRPEMIRISVGLETLEDILWDVDQSLTKSQKLKA from the coding sequence ATGCTCAAAAGAAGACTCGGATTTGAAACTCAATGTATACATGCTGGAAACACTCCCGATTCTGCGACCAATTCCAGCGCCACGCCCATTTATCAAACAACGGCATATACTTTTGACAGCGCGGAACATGCTGCAAGTTTATTTGATTTACAGACACCCGGGAACATATATACGAGAATAATGAACCCTACGACTGCGGCTTTTGAAGGTAGAATGACTGCTATCGAAGGTGGAAGCTCCGCACTCGCCCTGGCGTCTGGTATGGCGGCGCAGATGACTGCAATTTTCACAATCCTGCAATCCGGAGATGAAATTGTATCCTCAAGTACCCTCTATGGAGGAACTTATACTCAGTTTGACGTTAACTTTCGGAAATTGGGAATCATCGTTAAATTCGTGGATCCCGATAATCCCGATAATTTCCGTAATGCTATAAGTACGAAAACTAGAGCAATATTCGCTGAAACGATAGGCAATCCCTTGGGTAATATTCTGGATATAGCGGAAGTCTCGGATATAGCCCATCAAGCGGGCATACCCCTCATTGTCGATAACACATTTGCTACTCCTTACTTATGCAGACCATTTGAGTTCGGTGCGGATATTATCACGCATTCAGCTACTAAATTTATCTGTGGTCACGGTACTTCTATAGGGGGAGTTCTGATAGATTCGGGTAATTTCCCCTGGGACAACGGCAAATTCCCGGACATGACAGAGCCATCTAAAGGATATCACGGCGTGAATTTTTATGAAACTTTTGGAGATACGAGCTATATCATGAAAGCGCGTTGCGATGTGCTCAGACCATTGGGACCTGCTATGAGTCCTTTCAATTCTTTTCTCTTTCTTCAAGGGCTGGAGACTCTCAACCTTAGAATGGAAAGACATTGTTCCAATGCCTTGGCTCTGGCAAAGTTTCTGAATAACCATCCATATGTAACCTGGGTCAAGTACTCAGGACTTCCGGATAGTCCTTACTTTGATCTTGCGAAAAAATATTTACCCAAGGGAACTACCCCAATTTTTACATTTGGCATAAAGGGAGGTATGGAAGCGGGCATAAAGTTTATAGAGAATCTTCAGTTATTGAGTCATCTTGCGAATGTTGGAGACGCGAAATCATTGGTTATTCATCCCGCATCCACAACACACAGGCAGCTGGATGAAGAAAGTCAAAAGTTTGCTGGAGTTAGACCTGAAATGATACGCATCTCGGTCGGCCTCGAAACTCTAGAGGATATTTTGTGGGATGTTGATCAATCTTTGACGAAATCACAAAAATTAAAAGCATGA
- a CDS encoding FAD/NAD(P)-binding oxidoreductase, which yields MVFDYLLIGGGLASASAAETLRKEGAGGTIAIISDEELYPYHRPPLSKNFLIKNLKSEDIIVYDESFYKNNNIDVLLGTKVLTLCPQRKMVETDNQGSIRYGKLLIATGSRVKKLNVPGSNLRGIYYLRNISDAESIQRATSYSKKAVVVGSGFIGMELASVFAQMGIRTTIISRGKNLLARLGSREISNFFENYYKNKGVDIISGDTVKEFQGTRHVNRIVTERGKTISCDIVAVGIGVVPETAFLESSGVSLDNGIIVDKSMQTNFQEIYAAGDVTRFYDPLFRAHRRVEHWDNAVKQGKIASKNMLGKKDYYNEVSYFFSDVFDLSFDFLGYSSNTDERIVNGSIADKSFSVYYLKSGILRAGFLLNRSSSEADAVRDLIRNRVNVGKNKSRLASLKIPTEKVIAQ from the coding sequence ATGGTATTCGATTATCTATTAATTGGAGGGGGACTTGCCAGTGCATCAGCTGCAGAGACTCTGAGGAAAGAAGGTGCAGGCGGAACAATTGCAATTATTTCAGACGAAGAATTATATCCATATCATCGCCCTCCGCTATCCAAGAACTTCCTGATCAAGAATTTGAAAAGCGAAGATATAATTGTCTATGACGAAAGCTTTTACAAAAATAATAATATCGATGTCTTGCTGGGCACAAAAGTATTAACTCTTTGTCCACAAAGGAAAATGGTAGAGACTGATAATCAAGGCAGTATAAGGTATGGGAAACTTCTCATAGCAACTGGCTCACGAGTAAAGAAACTGAATGTTCCCGGATCTAATTTGCGAGGTATATATTATCTGAGGAATATTTCTGATGCCGAATCCATACAGCGAGCAACTTCATATTCAAAGAAAGCCGTAGTTGTAGGTTCAGGCTTCATTGGGATGGAGCTGGCATCAGTTTTTGCTCAGATGGGTATACGTACGACTATCATTTCAAGAGGAAAAAACCTGTTAGCGAGACTGGGTTCCCGCGAGATTTCCAATTTCTTCGAAAATTATTACAAGAATAAGGGAGTAGATATCATATCTGGAGATACAGTCAAAGAATTTCAGGGCACACGTCATGTAAATAGGATAGTTACTGAAAGAGGAAAAACAATCTCGTGCGATATTGTCGCGGTCGGTATCGGAGTCGTTCCTGAGACAGCGTTTCTGGAGTCAAGCGGTGTTTCGCTGGATAACGGCATTATCGTAGATAAGAGTATGCAAACGAACTTTCAGGAAATATACGCCGCAGGGGATGTCACGAGATTTTACGATCCTTTATTTCGCGCACATCGCAGAGTCGAGCATTGGGATAATGCAGTGAAGCAGGGTAAGATCGCATCTAAGAACATGCTTGGCAAGAAAGATTATTACAATGAGGTATCATACTTTTTTTCAGATGTATTTGATCTCAGTTTTGATTTTCTAGGATATTCCAGCAATACGGATGAGAGAATCGTTAACGGATCAATCGCAGACAAATCCTTTTCGGTTTATTACTTGAAGAGCGGAATTTTACGCGCAGGATTTTTACTCAATCGCTCTAGCAGCGAAGCAGATGCCGTCAGAGATCTTATTCGAAATCGCGTCAATGTAGGAAAAAATAAATCCAGACTTGCTAGTCTAAAGATTCCGACTGAAAAAGTTATAGCCCAATAA
- a CDS encoding sigma 54-interacting transcriptional regulator encodes MQDIRIEELKEKMKMTERALSEREKELSLLHETAKLLVTKQQDTFDVLQKLVQIIPTAWQYPEITEARIVYEELEFRTPGFISTRWMQKENFTTVEKEKGFIEIAYLKEKPIAFEGPFLKEERDILGSLAEILKIYIERQKADKDMQENEERHRNLVEYSPEGIYVHMNGKIVYINPAGARLFGAAKPDELIGKSILSLVHPDHVELVKERIRQVEEEGRPEEAKIELKFIRVDGDVIDVKASRTLITYQGKPAVQVATSDITERKRAENALKKALKEVESLKNRLQAENIYLREEIKTEYNFEEIVGEHESIINLLHYIEKVAPADTTVLINGETGTGKELIARAVHNLSARKDRPLVKVNCAAISAGLVESELFGHEKGAFTGAVQQRIGRFELASGGTIFLDEVGELPLDTQVKLLRVLQEGELERVGSSKPIRVDVRVIAATNRNLVDAVREGSFRSDLFYRLSVFPLEVPPLRDRKSDIHLLVNFFISKYSKKLGKKIEGVSKRTIDLFENYTWPGNIRELQNIIERAIVISGGPIIDIEESMLEQNIKIQGYQSDKLEDIERSHIKRVLNQTNWAIEGNKGAAKILGMHPSTLRFRIKKLGISKS; translated from the coding sequence ATGCAAGATATTAGAATTGAAGAACTCAAGGAAAAAATGAAAATGACAGAGCGTGCCCTCTCAGAGAGAGAAAAGGAATTGTCCCTTCTTCATGAAACCGCAAAGCTTCTTGTAACTAAACAGCAAGATACTTTTGATGTCCTACAGAAACTCGTTCAAATTATACCCACTGCATGGCAGTACCCGGAGATTACGGAAGCCCGGATAGTGTATGAAGAACTTGAATTTAGAACTCCTGGTTTCATTTCGACCCGATGGATGCAAAAAGAAAATTTCACTACGGTTGAAAAAGAAAAGGGGTTTATAGAGATAGCTTATTTAAAAGAAAAACCAATCGCATTTGAGGGGCCTTTTCTAAAAGAGGAGAGAGATATTCTCGGTTCGCTTGCTGAAATATTGAAAATCTACATTGAAAGACAAAAAGCAGATAAAGATATGCAGGAGAATGAAGAACGCCACAGAAACCTAGTAGAATATTCTCCAGAAGGCATATATGTCCATATGAATGGCAAGATCGTATATATAAACCCTGCTGGGGCAAGACTCTTCGGTGCCGCAAAACCGGATGAACTCATAGGAAAGTCGATCTTAAGCTTGGTGCATCCGGATCATGTCGAATTGGTAAAAGAACGAATTCGACAGGTTGAAGAAGAGGGAAGACCAGAAGAAGCAAAGATTGAACTCAAGTTCATACGCGTTGACGGAGATGTGATCGACGTAAAAGCTTCAAGAACCCTTATAACATACCAAGGAAAACCTGCCGTGCAGGTTGCTACCAGTGATATCACCGAGCGCAAACGAGCAGAAAACGCTCTTAAAAAAGCGCTAAAAGAAGTCGAAAGTCTAAAAAATCGACTCCAAGCGGAGAATATATACCTGCGAGAAGAGATTAAAACGGAATATAACTTTGAGGAGATTGTAGGCGAGCACGAATCAATAATTAATCTATTGCATTATATAGAGAAAGTAGCCCCCGCAGACACAACTGTTTTAATTAACGGGGAAACTGGCACTGGTAAAGAACTTATTGCTAGAGCCGTGCATAACTTGAGTGCAAGAAAGGACAGACCGCTCGTCAAGGTAAACTGTGCGGCCATTTCAGCAGGCTTGGTTGAAAGCGAATTATTCGGACACGAGAAGGGAGCATTTACCGGTGCTGTGCAGCAAAGAATCGGGAGATTCGAATTAGCTAGTGGCGGGACGATTTTCTTAGATGAGGTAGGAGAATTACCTCTGGATACACAGGTCAAACTACTCCGTGTCTTACAGGAAGGCGAACTGGAACGGGTCGGCAGTAGTAAACCAATCCGGGTTGATGTCAGAGTTATTGCGGCAACAAATCGTAACCTCGTGGATGCGGTGCGTGAGGGTTCCTTCCGTTCCGATCTTTTTTATCGTTTAAGCGTATTCCCACTCGAAGTACCTCCTCTACGAGATCGTAAGTCGGATATACATCTTCTCGTAAATTTTTTCATCAGTAAGTACAGCAAAAAACTGGGCAAAAAAATTGAAGGAGTATCAAAAAGGACAATAGATCTTTTTGAGAACTATACCTGGCCTGGAAATATTAGAGAGCTACAAAATATTATTGAACGAGCAATTGTTATCTCTGGTGGTCCGATAATTGATATAGAAGAATCCATGCTTGAGCAAAATATCAAGATACAAGGATATCAATCCGATAAACTCGAAGATATCGAGAGATCTCATATAAAGCGTGTGCTAAACCAGACTAACTGGGCGATTGAAGGCAACAAAGGGGCAGCCAAAATTCTCGGCATGCATCCGAGTACTCTACGTTTCCGCATAAAGAAGTTAGGGATATCAAAATCATAA
- a CDS encoding plastocyanin/azurin family copper-binding protein, which translates to MILVGVIYPILTLPGMSNDKTWTSVRGQTEETDEISTEVIEIHMKSDKLGSKVWFDPIGVYIKPGQTVRWIVDENVHTTTAYHPENNNHSLRIPRGASPWDSGFLFPGSSYEVTFTVEGVYDYFCSPHEVAGMVGRIVVGNPTGPGSKPYDYFKNLYDYFKASREPESWIPVPPAAQEAFPDIELIMKDKVVHYK; encoded by the coding sequence TTGATACTTGTTGGAGTTATATATCCGATACTCACCCTGCCCGGTATGAGCAACGATAAGACCTGGACTAGCGTGAGAGGCCAAACCGAAGAAACTGACGAGATTTCGACCGAGGTGATCGAAATCCATATGAAGAGCGATAAGCTTGGTTCTAAAGTATGGTTTGACCCGATCGGTGTCTATATAAAACCCGGACAAACAGTTCGGTGGATCGTTGATGAAAACGTTCATACTACGACGGCCTATCATCCTGAGAACAATAATCATTCATTAAGGATACCCCGGGGCGCCAGTCCTTGGGACTCGGGGTTCCTGTTCCCTGGCAGCTCTTATGAAGTGACGTTTACCGTCGAGGGAGTTTATGATTATTTCTGTTCGCCTCATGAAGTGGCAGGAATGGTGGGACGTATAGTAGTCGGAAATCCTACTGGCCCTGGCTCAAAGCCGTATGATTATTTCAAAAATCTGTATGATTATTTCAAAGCGAGCCGAGAGCCGGAATCATGGATACCGGTACCACCTGCTGCGCAAGAAGCATTCCCGGATATAGAGCTGATCATGAAGGATAAAGTAGTCCACTATAAGTAA
- a CDS encoding PAS domain S-box protein, which translates to MAKHIWQCLCHQIIENTQDAVIFADSDGIIRMWNSGAESIFGYSSDEALGETLDLIIPEKHRKRHLEGYKNVMNSGISSYDKRLLAVPSLRKDGERISVEFSIVILRDPETERFGAAAIIRDVTLRWQEERALKQHFSLLMSKARELADLVNKNYRFLKAKIACLNRLYELY; encoded by the coding sequence ATGGCTAAGCATATTTGGCAATGTCTTTGTCATCAAATCATAGAAAACACACAGGATGCCGTAATATTTGCTGACAGCGACGGGATAATCAGGATGTGGAACTCCGGGGCGGAATCTATCTTTGGTTATAGTTCCGATGAAGCCCTTGGGGAAACCCTTGACTTAATAATTCCTGAAAAGCATCGCAAAAGACATTTGGAAGGTTATAAAAATGTGATGAACTCAGGCATAAGCAGCTATGACAAGAGATTGTTAGCCGTTCCTTCTTTGCGTAAAGATGGAGAGAGAATCTCCGTTGAATTTAGTATCGTTATATTGCGCGACCCTGAAACTGAGAGGTTCGGGGCTGCTGCTATAATCCGGGATGTAACATTGCGATGGCAGGAAGAAAGGGCACTTAAGCAACACTTTTCATTGCTTATGTCAAAGGCTCGAGAACTTGCAGATCTGGTCAATAAGAATTACAGATTTTTGAAGGCAAAGATAGCCTGCCTGAATCGACTTTATGAGCTGTATTGA
- a CDS encoding carboxymuconolactone decarboxylase family protein — MSFSGFSNRNNEGEKNEELLPQIRESFQNFSKNVFTDGAIPGKTKQLIAVAVAHVTQCQYCIEGHTKLALKQGASMDELMEAIWVAAEMRAGAAVSHSKIAIKTMKESLQKEKS; from the coding sequence ATGAGCTTTTCGGGTTTTTCCAATAGAAACAATGAAGGAGAAAAAAATGAAGAATTACTTCCGCAGATTCGCGAGTCATTTCAGAATTTTAGTAAAAACGTTTTTACTGATGGAGCGATCCCGGGCAAGACTAAACAGCTTATTGCAGTGGCGGTTGCGCATGTAACCCAGTGCCAGTACTGCATAGAAGGACATACAAAGCTTGCACTGAAGCAAGGGGCTTCAATGGATGAGCTTATGGAAGCGATCTGGGTGGCGGCGGAAATGCGGGCCGGGGCTGCGGTGTCCCACTCCAAAATAGCGATTAAAACAATGAAAGAATCACTTCAAAAGGAGAAGTCCTAA